The Caldicellulosiruptor changbaiensis genome has a segment encoding these proteins:
- a CDS encoding ABC transporter ATP-binding protein gives MLKIKNVTVNFGGIVALNNVNIDVEKGSIIGLIGPNGAGKTTVFNVISGIYNPNTGKVEFSNYDITYKKTYQVSTLGISRTFQNIRLFRELSVLDNVKISFHKNVGYNLFDAILRTKRFLKEEAENHKKAEELLKIFNLYDKRYELAKNLPYGEQRKLEIVRALATSPRLLLLDEPAAGMNPQETQELKNLIRFIKDKFDLTILLIEHDMSVVMDICEKIYVLDYGEVIAVGAPEDVKNNPRVIEAYLGEGDLEFA, from the coding sequence ATGCTTAAAATAAAGAATGTAACAGTCAACTTTGGAGGAATTGTAGCGCTGAACAATGTCAATATTGATGTGGAAAAGGGTTCAATAATAGGATTAATTGGTCCTAATGGTGCTGGTAAGACGACTGTGTTCAATGTTATATCAGGTATTTATAATCCGAACACAGGCAAGGTTGAATTTTCAAACTATGATATAACTTATAAAAAGACTTACCAGGTATCTACTTTGGGAATTTCAAGGACTTTCCAGAATATAAGACTTTTTAGAGAACTGAGCGTTCTTGACAATGTGAAAATCTCTTTTCACAAAAACGTGGGTTATAACCTGTTTGATGCAATCCTTAGGACAAAAAGATTCCTAAAAGAAGAGGCGGAAAATCACAAAAAAGCCGAAGAGCTTTTAAAGATATTCAATTTATATGATAAAAGGTATGAGCTTGCTAAAAATTTACCATATGGTGAGCAACGAAAACTTGAGATTGTTCGTGCTCTTGCAACATCGCCGAGACTGCTTTTGTTAGATGAGCCAGCAGCAGGGATGAATCCTCAAGAAACACAGGAGCTGAAAAACCTGATTAGATTCATAAAGGACAAATTTGACCTCACAATTTTATTAATTGAACATGATATGTCTGTTGTAATGGATATATGCGAAAAGATATACGTGCTTGACTATGGCGAAGTAATTGCTGTTGGCGCACCTGAAGATGTCAAAAACAACCCTCGCGTAATTGAAGCATACCTTGGAGAGGGGGACTTAGAATTTGCTTAA
- a CDS encoding ABC transporter ATP-binding protein: MLKVNGIDVYYGAIQALFSVSLEVQKGEIVTLIGANGAGKSTLLKTISGLIRPRTGSIYFEDTDITKKSSMEIVKLGISHVPEGRRVFPEMTVLENLELGAYLRKDKQGIKEDLKKVFERFPRLYERKNQLAGTLSGGEQQMLAIGRALMSRPKLLLLDEPSMGLAPILVTEIFKIIKEINSQGTTILLIEQNAHMALSIADRAYVIETGKIVLSGDAKEIAANPEVKKAYLGG; this comes from the coding sequence TTGCTTAAGGTAAATGGAATAGATGTTTATTATGGAGCCATACAGGCCTTGTTTTCGGTATCATTAGAAGTTCAAAAAGGTGAGATTGTCACATTAATTGGTGCAAATGGTGCAGGAAAGTCTACCCTGCTCAAAACAATCTCTGGTCTTATAAGACCACGTACAGGTTCAATCTATTTTGAAGATACTGATATAACAAAAAAGTCATCGATGGAAATTGTAAAGCTCGGAATTTCGCATGTGCCAGAAGGAAGACGCGTCTTTCCAGAGATGACTGTTCTTGAAAATTTAGAGCTTGGTGCGTACTTGAGAAAGGACAAGCAAGGAATAAAAGAAGATTTGAAAAAGGTGTTTGAGAGATTTCCAAGGTTATATGAGAGAAAGAATCAGCTTGCTGGTACCCTCTCTGGTGGAGAGCAGCAGATGCTTGCAATCGGAAGAGCACTAATGTCAAGGCCAAAGTTACTTTTGCTTGATGAACCTTCAATGGGTTTGGCACCTATACTTGTGACTGAGATATTTAAAATAATAAAAGAAATAAACTCGCAAGGCACAACTATACTTTTGATTGAACAGAATGCCCACATGGCACTTTCAATCGCAGACAGGGCGTATGTAATAGAGACAGGTAAAATTGTTTTATCCGGAGATGCAAAAGAGATTGCAGCGAATCCTGAGGTTAAAAAAGCATACTTAGGTGGCTAA
- a CDS encoding zinc ribbon domain-containing protein has product MEKTKLKICPKCNELNGENRTECWKCGAILGPVDKYKKICPRCGLIYSQRSEICDKCGGRLSVYDGSTDYKFSGTDNSGCWLYIVSILFPLIGIILGCIYIARREDDLGKSLIITSVVVMVISTLISLLFVSCTSTSLLNT; this is encoded by the coding sequence ATGGAGAAAACAAAATTGAAAATATGCCCTAAATGCAATGAATTGAATGGTGAAAATAGAACAGAATGTTGGAAATGTGGAGCAATTTTAGGGCCAGTAGACAAGTATAAAAAAATATGTCCAAGATGTGGTTTGATATATTCTCAGAGGTCTGAGATATGTGATAAATGTGGTGGAAGATTATCGGTTTATGATGGAAGTACTGATTATAAATTTTCGGGAACTGATAATAGTGGTTGTTGGTTATATATTGTCTCAATATTATTTCCTTTAATTGGTATAATTTTGGGTTGTATATACATCGCAAGAAGGGAAGATGACTTAGGAAAATCTTTAATTATAACAAGCGTAGTTGTGATGGTCATTTCAACTTTAATAAGCCTTTTATTCGTAAGTTGTACTTCTACATCGTTATTGAATACATAA
- a CDS encoding transposase encodes MNIKAQNKKFLKLLFVVKKVTEALTRRIKHNRRGRPRKFNLFQIIACLVYKVKKGIKSFRELEYRINQDTEFKQVVGIEESPDYSYFAKLSRKIEKEYMQDIKDILIAKIEPDMSIAIVDSTPLRSAKNDSEAKIGIHITIGFYRGYKLHLLCTGKEEVIPLFWILTGANEHDSRQEELLYRAWGFGCEIVLADAGYDCSRWFNIANELKVKFVAGINKRNMKDKNNVKNVFRRNNIRFLETEEGKKLYKHRTKIERLFSKLKGEYNLENVRLRRFKNYKRYIDWILITFLFEQLLRKVEGKKFSFAYEWNQ; translated from the coding sequence ATGAATATTAAAGCACAAAATAAGAAATTTTTAAAGCTACTTTTTGTAGTGAAAAAGGTTACTGAAGCTCTGACAAGGAGAATAAAGCACAATAGAAGAGGACGCCCAAGGAAATTTAATTTGTTTCAAATAATAGCTTGTCTGGTTTACAAAGTTAAGAAGGGGATAAAGAGTTTCAGAGAATTAGAATATCGAATAAATCAAGACACAGAGTTTAAGCAAGTAGTAGGTATAGAAGAAAGTCCGGACTATTCATATTTTGCGAAGTTGTCAAGAAAAATAGAAAAAGAATACATGCAAGATATAAAAGACATATTAATAGCTAAGATAGAACCTGATATGAGTATAGCGATAGTAGATTCTACACCTTTGAGAAGTGCCAAAAATGATTCAGAAGCAAAAATAGGTATACATATTACAATAGGATTTTACAGGGGATACAAATTACATCTTTTGTGTACAGGTAAAGAAGAAGTAATACCACTTTTCTGGATTTTAACAGGGGCAAATGAACATGACTCAAGACAAGAAGAGCTTTTATATAGGGCATGGGGCTTTGGCTGTGAGATTGTATTAGCAGATGCGGGATACGATTGTAGCAGATGGTTTAATATAGCAAATGAGCTTAAGGTTAAATTTGTTGCTGGGATAAACAAAAGAAACATGAAAGATAAAAACAATGTTAAGAATGTTTTTAGAAGAAATAACATAAGATTTTTAGAAACTGAAGAGGGCAAAAAGCTATACAAGCATAGAACAAAGATTGAAAGACTATTTAGTAAATTAAAAGGTGAATATAATCTTGAGAATGTAAGGCTCAGGAGGTTTAAGAATTATAAAAGGTATATTGATTGGATACTAATTACTTTTTTGTTTGAGCAACTTCTCAGAAAAGTAGAAGGTAAGAAGTTTTCTTTCGCATATGAATGGAATCAATAA
- the pyrE gene encoding orotate phosphoribosyltransferase, protein MNESAYLQMFKDTDALLEGHFLLTSGKHSSKYLQCAKILQYPNLADAICKDLAKNFVGQEIDVVIGPAIGAIILSYELARQLNCRSIFAEREDGIMKLRRGFKIEEGEKVLVVEDVITTGGSVKEIIEIVKENGGEIVGVAGIVDRSGGKLDLGYPLKTLLTLEIETYEPDDCPLCREGIPIVKPGSRKMK, encoded by the coding sequence ATGAATGAATCAGCTTATCTTCAGATGTTTAAAGACACAGACGCACTTTTAGAAGGTCATTTTTTATTGACATCGGGAAAACATAGCTCAAAATATCTGCAGTGTGCAAAGATATTGCAATATCCAAACCTTGCAGACGCAATTTGTAAAGACCTTGCTAAAAACTTTGTAGGGCAAGAAATTGATGTTGTAATTGGACCTGCAATAGGAGCAATTATCTTATCATATGAACTTGCAAGACAGCTAAATTGCCGTTCTATCTTTGCAGAAAGAGAAGATGGAATAATGAAGCTTCGCCGCGGTTTTAAGATTGAAGAAGGTGAAAAGGTATTAGTTGTAGAAGATGTCATTACAACAGGTGGCTCTGTGAAAGAAATAATAGAAATAGTCAAGGAAAACGGAGGAGAAATTGTTGGAGTTGCAGGAATTGTTGATAGAAGTGGCGGTAAGTTGGATTTGGGATATCCTTTAAAGACACTTTTGACTCTTGAAATTGAAACTTACGAGCCAGATGACTGCCCTCTTTGCAGGGAAGGAATTCCTATTGTAAAGCCAGGGAGTAGAAAGATGAAATGA
- a CDS encoding histidine phosphatase family protein, whose protein sequence is MSKTVIYLIRHAEAEGNFIRRFHGITDSNVTEKGKLQAQRLAERLKNVHFDVIYSSPLKRALYTAQQIAKGRDIEIITRADLVEINGGDWEDRCWDELPILYPKEYELWEKRPHEHCMPNGESMYELYLRAISGFENIVKTNIGKCVCIVTHGTLIRALLTYIKGYEFERLNEILWQDNTAINIIEYEYKDNRYNLLVEGDWSHLGEELSTIAYQDWWQQFLKERGICDSNINIIERRERYE, encoded by the coding sequence ATGTCAAAGACTGTTATTTATCTTATACGTCATGCAGAGGCTGAAGGAAATTTCATTAGAAGGTTTCATGGCATAACAGATTCAAATGTGACTGAAAAAGGAAAGCTCCAAGCTCAAAGGCTTGCTGAGCGTCTGAAAAATGTCCATTTTGATGTTATATATTCAAGCCCTCTTAAAAGGGCACTTTATACTGCTCAGCAGATAGCAAAGGGAAGAGATATTGAGATAATAACAAGAGCAGACTTAGTTGAGATAAACGGAGGAGATTGGGAAGACAGGTGCTGGGATGAACTTCCTATTTTGTACCCAAAAGAATATGAACTGTGGGAAAAACGACCGCATGAGCACTGTATGCCAAATGGAGAGAGTATGTATGAACTTTATCTTCGCGCCATTTCTGGTTTTGAAAATATTGTAAAGACGAATATTGGAAAATGTGTATGTATAGTAACCCATGGGACATTAATTCGTGCACTTTTGACATACATAAAAGGATATGAGTTTGAAAGGCTAAACGAAATCTTGTGGCAGGATAACACTGCAATAAATATAATTGAATACGAATACAAGGATAACAGATATAACCTGCTTGTAGAAGGTGACTGGTCACACTTGGGTGAAGAGCTTTCTACTATTGCCTATCAAGATTGGTGGCAACAGTTTTTGAAAGAGAGAGGAATTTGCGATAGCAATATCAATATTATCGAAAGGAGAGAAAGATATGAATGA
- a CDS encoding dihydroorotate dehydrogenase: MLEVEISGVKLKNPIIAASGTFGFGREFSRLIDLNLFGGISTKGITLKKRAGNPQPRLCEVYGGIINSVGLENPGVEAFIKEELPFLRRFDTKIIANINGFNKEEFIELAKILSPFVDMIEVNLSCPNVKEGGMIFGKDPNRVYEITREVKKVSSCPIIVKLTPNVTDITELAKAAEKAGADAISLINTISAMAIDIETRRPLIKMVTGGLSGPAIKPIAVRMVYECFQKVNIPIIGMGGIMNYKDAIEFFLAGATAIQIGTVNFVNPNAVSEIKEGIENYLKDHGFESVKDLVGNIII, from the coding sequence ATGTTAGAAGTCGAAATAAGCGGTGTAAAGCTCAAAAATCCTATAATTGCTGCCTCAGGGACATTTGGATTTGGTCGTGAATTTTCAAGACTGATTGACTTGAATCTATTTGGAGGAATTTCGACAAAAGGAATAACTCTCAAAAAACGTGCTGGAAACCCTCAGCCAAGACTGTGTGAGGTCTACGGCGGGATAATAAATTCAGTTGGGCTTGAAAACCCGGGAGTTGAAGCATTTATAAAGGAGGAGCTTCCTTTTTTAAGAAGGTTTGATACAAAAATAATTGCTAACATTAACGGTTTTAACAAAGAAGAATTTATAGAACTTGCAAAAATATTAAGTCCATTTGTAGACATGATAGAAGTAAACCTGTCGTGTCCCAATGTAAAAGAAGGAGGTATGATATTTGGAAAGGACCCCAATAGAGTTTATGAAATAACAAGAGAAGTAAAGAAAGTATCTTCGTGCCCCATAATAGTAAAACTGACACCAAATGTCACAGATATCACAGAGCTTGCTAAAGCAGCAGAAAAAGCAGGAGCAGATGCAATTTCACTTATAAACACCATATCTGCTATGGCAATTGACATTGAAACAAGAAGACCTCTTATTAAGATGGTAACAGGTGGACTTTCTGGTCCTGCAATAAAACCGATTGCCGTAAGGATGGTGTATGAGTGTTTCCAAAAAGTCAATATACCTATTATTGGAATGGGCGGAATCATGAATTATAAGGATGCAATAGAGTTCTTTTTGGCTGGTGCTACTGCCATTCAGATTGGCACAGTGAATTTTGTAAACCCTAATGCTGTTTCAGAAATAAAAGAAGGAATCGAAAACTATCTAAAAGATCATGGTTTTGAGTCAGTTAAGGACTTAGTTGGCAATATTATTATTTGA
- a CDS encoding dihydroorotate dehydrogenase electron transfer subunit, which yields MKLLDVEIAENKMIANGIYLLSFESEYLANAFKPGNFVNILVEKDSIYPLLRRPFSISFVKENKVFIGYKVVGRGTQILSQKKKGDTINVLGPLGNSFLVDRFDGKVAVVGGGVGIFPLLSLCHELKKARNEVDVFLGFRSRSDLFFVEEFKEVSDNLFISTDDGSIGYKGNAVEVFKTKIEEENYKVAFSCGPKPMLSALKSLNLTFKCYISLEEKMACGIGACLCCSIKGKDGNMLHVCSDGPVFDIMEVEI from the coding sequence ATGAAGCTATTAGACGTTGAGATAGCTGAAAATAAAATGATTGCAAATGGAATATATCTTCTTTCTTTTGAGTCAGAGTACTTAGCAAATGCATTCAAACCAGGAAATTTTGTAAATATCCTTGTTGAGAAAGATTCAATATATCCGCTATTAAGACGTCCTTTTAGCATTTCATTTGTAAAAGAAAATAAAGTGTTTATTGGATATAAAGTAGTAGGCAGAGGTACTCAGATTCTCTCTCAGAAGAAAAAAGGTGACACGATAAACGTGTTAGGTCCTCTTGGCAATTCATTTTTGGTTGACAGGTTTGATGGCAAAGTAGCAGTGGTGGGGGGAGGTGTGGGGATTTTCCCACTTCTTTCCCTCTGCCATGAGCTAAAAAAGGCTAGAAATGAAGTAGATGTTTTTCTTGGATTTAGAAGCAGAAGCGATTTGTTTTTTGTAGAGGAGTTTAAAGAAGTCTCAGACAATCTTTTTATATCAACAGATGATGGTAGTATAGGTTATAAGGGGAATGCAGTTGAGGTCTTTAAAACAAAAATTGAAGAAGAGAATTACAAAGTGGCGTTTTCATGTGGACCCAAACCGATGTTAAGTGCTCTCAAGTCTTTGAACTTGACGTTTAAATGCTATATCTCGCTGGAGGAGAAAATGGCGTGTGGAATTGGTGCATGTCTTTGTTGTAGTATTAAAGGAAAAGATGGCAATATGCTACATGTGTGTTCAGACGGTCCTGTTTTTGATATAATGGAGGTAGAGATATAA
- the carB gene encoding carbamoyl-phosphate synthase large subunit gives MPLRKDIKKVLVIGSGPIIIGQAAEFDYSGSQACKALKEEGIEVVLINSNPATIMTDKTMADSIYIEPINCEIIEKIIQKEKVDSILPTLGGQTGLNIAVELYKSGILDKYNVKVIGTNIEAIEFAEDRQLFKELMIKIGEPVVPSEVVTSVEDGLKFVEKIGFPVIIRPAYTLGGTGGGIANNKEEFVEIARRGLTYSPVSQILVEKSIKGWKEIEYEVMRDSNGCLITVCNMENIDPVGIHTGDSIVVAPSQTLSDKEYQMLRSSALKIIDALKIEGGCNVQFALNPDSFEYAVIEVNPRVSRSSALASKATGYPIARIAAKIALGFTLDEIENAITKMTYASFEPALDYVVLKIPRWPFDKFTYANRKLGTQMKATGEVMSIGRTFEESLLKGIRSLDIGVDSLDLPELKNFSNDELKELIKEADDRRIFALAEALRREFTIDEIYELCKVDKFFLYKIKNIIDMENRIKNEKSLNSELLFFAKKMGFSDKTIASLRGSTESEIRSLRKSFNIRPVYKMVDTCAAEFEAKTPYYYSTYEKENDIIHDQKLEFSKKIVVLGSGPIRIGQGIEFDYTSVHSVYTLSKLGIKSVIINNNPETVSTDFDTSDMLFFEPLTKEDVLNVIEELSADGVIVQFGGQTAIKLSQELAKEGVRIFGTSAEGIDIAEDRERFDKILNKLNIRRPPGFTCYNVDEALEIANKLKYPVLVRPSYVLGGQGMKIAFDDNDIIEMLSYAKNLNEHPILIDKYIVGKEIEVDAISDGEDILIPGIMEHIERAGVHSGDSISLYPARNISKYIENLIVKYTQDIARELKCKGLINVQFIVQNEELYVIEVNPRGSRTVPFLSKVTGVPMVELATKVSLGYKLKDLVNTVGLLPKKDFYAFKVPVFSFEKLPDVEVSLGPEMKSTGEVMGISKDYHIALYKGLIAAGIKLPLTGGVLFTVADPDKNEIIPIAEKFEKLGFKIYATSKTAKHLNYYQVAANYVRKVSEGSPNIIDLIRSGRINIVINTPTKGRQPQRDGFLIRRFAVENKVPIFTSVDTAKAAVEIIEFIKQKKELDIFNIGEIDNEAIRR, from the coding sequence GTGCCACTGAGAAAGGACATAAAAAAGGTTTTGGTAATAGGTTCTGGTCCAATAATAATTGGTCAGGCTGCCGAATTTGACTATTCAGGAAGCCAAGCATGTAAGGCTTTAAAAGAAGAAGGAATAGAAGTGGTCCTGATTAATTCGAACCCCGCAACTATTATGACAGATAAAACCATGGCAGACAGCATCTATATTGAACCAATAAACTGCGAAATAATAGAAAAGATAATTCAAAAGGAAAAGGTTGACTCTATATTGCCAACCTTAGGTGGTCAGACAGGTCTTAACATTGCAGTTGAGCTTTACAAAAGCGGAATTCTGGATAAGTATAACGTGAAAGTGATTGGCACAAACATTGAGGCAATAGAATTTGCCGAGGATAGGCAGCTTTTTAAAGAACTCATGATAAAGATTGGGGAACCTGTTGTGCCAAGTGAGGTTGTCACTTCTGTTGAGGATGGACTTAAATTTGTCGAGAAGATTGGATTTCCAGTTATAATAAGACCTGCTTACACACTTGGCGGGACAGGCGGTGGCATTGCAAACAACAAAGAAGAGTTTGTTGAGATTGCAAGAAGAGGGCTTACCTACAGTCCGGTGTCACAGATATTGGTTGAAAAAAGCATAAAAGGCTGGAAAGAAATAGAGTATGAGGTTATGCGCGATTCAAACGGCTGTCTTATTACTGTGTGCAATATGGAAAACATTGATCCTGTTGGTATTCACACAGGTGACAGTATTGTTGTTGCACCATCCCAAACACTTTCTGATAAAGAGTATCAGATGCTGCGTTCATCTGCCTTAAAGATTATTGATGCACTAAAGATTGAAGGTGGTTGTAACGTTCAATTTGCTCTAAATCCTGACAGCTTTGAGTATGCAGTAATTGAAGTAAATCCAAGGGTAAGCAGATCCTCAGCTCTTGCTTCTAAAGCGACCGGATACCCCATTGCAAGAATTGCAGCAAAGATTGCACTTGGTTTTACGCTTGATGAGATAGAAAATGCTATCACAAAGATGACTTATGCAAGCTTTGAACCAGCTCTTGACTATGTTGTGTTGAAAATTCCACGCTGGCCTTTTGACAAGTTTACGTATGCAAACCGAAAGCTGGGGACACAGATGAAAGCAACAGGAGAAGTAATGTCGATTGGAAGGACATTTGAAGAAAGTCTTCTCAAAGGTATAAGGTCACTTGACATTGGTGTTGACAGTTTGGATTTGCCTGAGCTAAAGAATTTTAGTAATGATGAGCTGAAAGAATTAATAAAAGAGGCAGATGACAGGAGAATCTTTGCTTTGGCTGAAGCTTTGAGAAGAGAGTTTACTATTGATGAGATTTATGAGCTTTGCAAAGTTGATAAGTTCTTTTTATATAAGATTAAAAACATCATTGATATGGAAAACAGGATTAAAAATGAAAAAAGTCTCAATAGCGAGCTTTTATTCTTTGCGAAAAAGATGGGGTTTAGCGACAAAACAATTGCAAGCTTGAGAGGTAGCACTGAAAGTGAAATAAGAAGTCTTAGAAAAAGTTTTAACATAAGGCCTGTTTACAAGATGGTAGACACTTGTGCTGCTGAGTTTGAAGCAAAGACGCCTTACTATTACTCAACTTATGAAAAAGAAAACGATATAATTCATGATCAAAAACTTGAATTTTCTAAAAAGATAGTTGTGCTTGGGTCAGGTCCAATTAGAATTGGTCAAGGGATTGAGTTTGACTATACCTCCGTACACAGCGTATACACTCTCTCAAAACTTGGAATAAAATCTGTAATAATAAACAATAATCCAGAAACTGTAAGCACCGACTTTGACACATCAGATATGCTATTTTTTGAGCCTTTGACAAAAGAGGATGTTTTAAATGTAATTGAAGAGCTTTCTGCTGATGGTGTGATAGTACAGTTTGGTGGACAGACTGCAATAAAGCTTTCTCAAGAGCTTGCAAAAGAGGGAGTTAGAATATTTGGAACAAGTGCAGAAGGGATAGACATTGCAGAGGATAGAGAAAGGTTTGATAAAATATTAAACAAGTTAAATATAAGACGTCCACCCGGCTTTACTTGCTATAATGTGGATGAGGCTCTTGAGATAGCAAACAAACTAAAATATCCCGTTTTAGTCCGACCTTCGTATGTCCTTGGTGGGCAGGGTATGAAGATTGCGTTTGATGATAATGACATCATTGAGATGCTAAGCTATGCAAAAAATCTCAATGAACATCCTATTTTAATTGACAAATATATAGTTGGAAAAGAAATAGAGGTTGATGCGATATCTGACGGTGAGGATATTTTAATCCCGGGAATAATGGAGCATATTGAAAGAGCAGGTGTCCACTCAGGTGACAGTATCTCCTTGTACCCTGCAAGAAATATCTCAAAATATATAGAAAACTTGATTGTCAAATACACTCAGGATATAGCAAGGGAGCTAAAGTGCAAAGGGCTTATCAACGTCCAGTTCATAGTCCAAAACGAGGAGCTTTATGTGATAGAGGTAAATCCAAGAGGAAGTAGAACTGTGCCATTCCTTAGCAAAGTCACAGGTGTGCCGATGGTTGAACTTGCAACAAAGGTAAGTTTGGGTTATAAATTGAAGGATTTAGTAAACACAGTGGGACTTTTGCCCAAAAAAGATTTTTACGCTTTCAAGGTACCTGTGTTTTCGTTTGAAAAACTGCCTGACGTTGAGGTGTCATTAGGACCAGAGATGAAATCAACGGGCGAGGTAATGGGAATATCAAAAGATTATCATATTGCCCTCTACAAAGGACTTATTGCAGCAGGGATAAAACTTCCTCTGACAGGTGGTGTGCTTTTCACAGTTGCCGACCCTGACAAGAATGAGATAATTCCTATTGCTGAGAAGTTTGAGAAGCTCGGGTTTAAGATATATGCAACATCCAAAACAGCAAAACACCTTAATTACTATCAGGTTGCTGCAAACTATGTCAGAAAAGTTTCAGAAGGAAGCCCTAACATAATAGATTTGATAAGAAGTGGTAGAATAAACATTGTCATAAATACTCCAACAAAGGGAAGACAGCCTCAAAGAGATGGGTTTTTAATCAGAAGGTTTGCAGTTGAAAACAAAGTTCCAATCTTTACATCTGTTGACACGGCAAAGGCTGCTGTTGAGATAATTGAGTTTATAAAACAAAAGAAAGAACTTGACATTTTCAATATAGGAGAGATTGACAATGAAGCTATTAGACGTTGA
- the pyrF gene encoding orotidine-5'-phosphate decarboxylase, with protein MLNFSDRLIEAIKKKNSVLVAGIDTTVENIPDYFIKKYYDNEKNEIENLKYILFEYNRRIIDAIEENIVGVKFQAAFFEQYSYYGIEVLHKLIQYAQNKKLIVIFDGKRNDISSSAKGYSNAYIGETALFDKKIKFFDCDAMTVNPYLGEDGIKPFVEDCERFKKGLFVLVKTSNPSSKDFQDLIVDGKYLFEKVAEKVHEWGASCKGKHGYSDIGAVVGATQPQAARIVRSILPNSFLLIPGIGVQGGKIEDLKYFLDKNKMGIIVNSSRDIIYAYKNHIHSDFEKSSFIASKNLKESINSVIN; from the coding sequence GTGCTAAACTTCTCTGACAGGCTAATTGAAGCGATAAAAAAGAAAAACAGTGTACTTGTAGCTGGGATTGATACAACAGTAGAAAACATTCCAGATTATTTTATAAAAAAGTACTATGACAATGAAAAAAACGAAATAGAAAATCTAAAATATATACTCTTTGAATACAACAGAAGAATAATTGATGCAATTGAGGAGAATATAGTTGGTGTGAAATTCCAAGCAGCATTTTTTGAGCAGTACTCATACTATGGCATAGAGGTGCTTCATAAACTCATCCAATATGCGCAAAACAAAAAGTTAATTGTAATCTTTGATGGCAAAAGAAACGACATTTCAAGCTCAGCTAAGGGTTATTCTAATGCCTACATTGGCGAAACAGCCTTGTTTGACAAGAAAATAAAGTTCTTTGACTGTGATGCAATGACGGTAAACCCTTATCTTGGTGAGGATGGAATAAAGCCATTTGTAGAAGACTGTGAAAGATTCAAAAAAGGTCTTTTTGTGCTTGTAAAAACTTCAAACCCTTCATCTAAAGACTTTCAAGATTTAATTGTTGATGGCAAGTACCTTTTTGAAAAGGTAGCTGAAAAGGTACATGAGTGGGGGGCAAGCTGCAAAGGTAAACATGGCTACTCAGATATCGGCGCAGTTGTTGGCGCAACACAACCACAAGCAGCAAGAATAGTAAGGTCAATCCTTCCAAACTCTTTCCTGCTCATTCCCGGAATTGGAGTACAAGGTGGGAAAATTGAGGACTTAAAATATTTCCTTGACAAAAACAAAATGGGAATTATAGTAAACTCATCACGTGACATAATATACGCATATAAAAATCACATACATTCAGACTTTGAAAAAAGCAGCTTTATCGCATCAAAGAATCTTAAGGAAAGTATAAATAGCGTAATTAACTAA